The stretch of DNA GCCACGCTCCTCTGCCTTCAGTCTCACAATACCTCAATGTTGAAGCCAAACTTCCACAGAACAttcagggctgcgtttcccgataacgatggatcgtagcgaCGATCGAGCAAAAAACTAAACCATCGATTTTTTGTATAATATAacgaattttcaagagacacttttGCTACGATGtcccgtaaaactaagattcgtcCTCGATGGATTCAacgatcaatttaggcttacgacgctttcgggaaacgcagcccaggaaACTTTATAATACACCATATCAAGCAGTAATCCACTGTTCCTGTTGAGCAGCTATAGCTAGAACAGATGTAACTCTAAACATTTCCTGAGATTAGATAAAAAGTGTGAAATTACATAAAGTTTTTACCTGGCAAGATGACAATGCTTCAAAGTTGTATTTCTCCTCAAACTCAGGGCAACATCTTTCATCAGAGTTCAGGGGACATCATAAATCACCATCAGACCAGTCCGACCAGTCCGTCCACCCAACACACTCTCACCTTGTTAAGGAACAGCTTGAGAGCATCTTGTGGTCCAATATCAGATCCAAAATTAGTTATCAGCTGGTCCATACCTCAgagaagcaggcagacagacagacagacagacagacagacagacagacagacagacagacagacagacagacagacaggcaggcaggcaggcaggcaggcaggcaggcaggcaggcaaggcCGATCGTTAATCTTCTGGCTGTGTCAGAGGATTGACGACAGCGGCTCAGATCGATCAATCCCTATGTAATCTTCCTTGGCATTCCCTCCTGTGCAGCAGTCACTACAACGCCTCTGAAGACATTCCCCACCATCCTACCTCCACTCCCTCACCCTACCTCCACCATCCTACCTCCACACCCTCGCCCTACCTCCACCATCCTACCTCCACTCCCTCACCCTACCTCCACCATCCTACCTCCACTCCCTCACCCTACCTCCACCATCCTACCTCCATTCCCTCAGCCTACCTCCACTCCCTCACCCTACCTCCACTCCCTCACCCTACCTCCACCATCCTACCtccactccctcaccctccctccaccatccTACCTCCATTCCCTCACCCTACCCCTGGGTGGCAACTTTAATTCAATCCCCGCTAAATAATTCCCTTTCAACCACTCCACCAGCAGACAGATCCCAAGCGCCACCAGAATGCCGTGCGACTCGACGCATcgacggggggtgggggggggggggggggggcggttcaCCCCCTTCCAGACCATAACCTATCACCCCCGACCGGGGAAAAGGGGTTGCATCAGCACATCAATTAGAGTCAGCGTGGGGCCATTATACTATAGGatctaattgtgtgtgtgtgtgtacgtggggGGCAGGTAGCTGGTGATACTAATGAGGCCAGGGATCTGTGTTTTCATCCTGACCTTTGGCTTTGCCCCTCCAGGTatctatcctctctctttcaacccATCCCTGTGAGAGGGAGAAGCAGGTGTGAGGTCAACATCCTCTCTTGAGTTAGAAGACCAATACAGAGCCCTATAGATGTAGGCCTATACTGTGTCTTACTTTCTACATGCAttttttgtatgttgctttggatgaaagtctTAAATGTACTGAAACGTATTTGACTTCTTGTGAACCCAAACTCGCTCTTTCTGGCATGAAAGGGGTTATTTTTCTGAAATACAGAAACCATGGAAACCTTCACACGTCTACCGCATCGTTGAGAAAGTATTTAAGAACACATGGTTCCACCTGGGTGCTACGTTACTACGTACTACTTCACTTTAGTACCCAACAGAGAACGTGACACCCCAAGTTGAACGACGTGAATTCCCCCCAGGTTACACTTGACATAACATGGTCAATTAGCTTGGAGCTCGTTTTAACGCGTACATCTTTAAATACCTTCCTCGGCTTTATTTTCCCTCATCGACGGATGATATGAAAAGACGTGACAGGCTAACGCAGTCCAACTGAAGTCATACAAGCCTCTCAAACGCTGATAGTCCCAAAGTAATCGGCCTGCAGATAGGAGGGAAAGTTGTGTATTGAGTTGGTGTGTGTTAAGTCCTTGAGGAATGCACTTTACCTTCTCAACTCTGCGGTTGACGTCTGAACTAATGCGCTCTGGCAGCTTGTCATTGCTCGCGAGTCGCACCCCCTCAGAAGCATACTGGCTTTTCACAAGGAAAGAAAGAGCATAAAAAGTGTTTCCGACAGCAGTGTTATAATGAAGTAATTCATCAAATGTAAATTATTTGGccccaatttctttttttattcttcACTGAAGGGTGCACTACACCCCATGGAGTTCTAACCGTCGGCTACTCTTGGAGCTATGGCAACACATCTTACAAAAACTGTGTATGAAGTCGAAATGAAGAAGTGGTAGGCTACAGTTAATCAGGACGATGAAATGGAGTGAAGGAGCTACATGTATTGTTGAATTAAATCTCCTAGGTGGGTGGAGCCTCAGAGGTCATAAAgagatacacatttacatgtttAAGAAAAATTAAAGCTTAGATCTTCTAACATGCAGCATTGCAGAGATGtcagacaaacaaaacaatgcaCTGCTTCTGTAGCCTACATCTCAGAAGAGAGGTTTCAGTTAAAGACTGCATCACACTGAATCCAAACTCAAATCTTTATTGATGAGCCATTAACAAAAAACGTTGAGGAACCAGAAATCTTAGAGCAAAGTGCTCATCGCTGACAGGTTCACCTCGAGAGTTTGCGCGGCAAAGAGGTGTGAAGAAGAAACAAACATGACGCCATGGAAACCATTAGAAGCTTCAAGCGTCCATGTTCATTTTgtgaaacaaaacacaaaacaaaaacttTGGCTTCACCTTAATTCTAACACACATCCATAAAAattattttttgtttacaaTAAAGCTGTATTCTCTCTATTCTGTTAATAAACAGTTTGTATATGCTTTCCTCTGCCAACATGTAAATACTGCTGTGTGAAGTACTTTAGTAAGACAACCAGAAAACAGTGGAGAGGCACTGCGCATCACCTCGACAGCTTTTTCACATTACACAATATgagagaacagggggaggagcgaCAGAGCCtgtaagagacagagaaatagagagataaataagatagagagaaacagagggacacCGTAAGAGAaatagatggagaaagagagatgtgcaggaaagagagacagggagagagtaaaagagggaggagtgagggtaaaaggagagagggagggagggagagaggggaggggcgggagagagaggaagagagaggagagggagagagaggggagggagagagaggagatagaaagcggagggagagagaggaagagagagagggagggagagagagggggttgcTCCTGGGATCTCTGTAAATGTCAGTCCACCCTCTTTAGGGGGAGTCACCCGCCTCGTCGCAGGTCACAGCGTCCTGGGGGTTGTCGTGGTAACATCAAACGTGGTTCTTTGCTTCCTGCTGCTGGGACAGCCCAGTAAGAAAAGAACCtgtcggctgtgtgtgtgtaggtgtgtaactgtgtgtgtgtgggggggtgtaactgtgtgtgtgtaggtgtgtaactgtgtgtgtgtgggatggtaCATATAATGAATAATGCACAGAAGAACGTGACCTGAGAACAGAGAGGCCTCAGTGTGTGGACAGATGAAACAGCCGGCCCATGGCAGCGTggacagtgtgagagagaatataATACTATATAACTGACAAGACACTGACTGGCACTAGTGGAAATACAGCCAGCACACAGAAGTCTCTGGAACAAACAGAGAGCATCCTTCAGACACCTGTGAGGGAATACAGTGGCGATATGGAGGTACTAACTGTCTTCTAAACACTCTGGCATTTAGATGTGGCATGTCCCTTTTGTAGTTCTAGTGGGATGATGGACTACAGGCAGGCTGACTTCCTGTTATCCTCTTGAAGATCCTAGGTGAATTGTGGGACAAGTGACAATTATCAAACAtaaactgaatgtgtgtgtgtgttcagaagtACATGTCCTGGAAGAGGTTCTGTCCTATCTCGATGTAGGCCTCCTTCTCCTGAGTGCTCATCTGCTCCACCAGCTCAGGTCTCTGGCTCACCTCCCTGTAGGAGTACGCCTTCCCAGCTACCATCACCATGtggtcctcccccacctcctcaaactcctcctcatcatcatcctccaccTCCGCACGCCGCTGCTGGGAGGAGCCGGCCGCCGCCGCGGGAGGCGGGGCCATGGGCGAGTCCTCGTCCGATTCGCTGGTGTCGCTGTCCGAGTCGCTGGCATTGCCGGCGGAGGCGAGAGCCTTGGCCGCCGCCTTGGCCCCGCCCCCGGCTGGCCCCGCCCCACTCCTCTTCTCGTGGATGAGGAGCGCCCGCATGACCTCCTCGTTCTCGTCTGATTGGGCGGCCGCGCCGGCCACGCCCTCCTGGGCTCCGGTCCTGTCGTCTGCGTCTGGGAGAGAGAATCACACGTCAGTCTGACCTTcctctctaaacacacacacagacctgacaGACAGGAGGGCACAAGGGGATGTGAATCATACACTAGGCTAGCTTAGACTAACGAGGACCCCCCCACCTCGCCCTCCTGATAACCAAGCTGCTGATTGCTCCCATCCAGCAATTACAACCCTgcaggggggcggggctacAGCCCTGGGGTCTCCCTGCCCTTGGAGCCAGGAAACACCGGTCGCTGGAGATGCCGGGGgaggtatatatacacacacaagtatatatatatatatatatatatatatatatataatatatatatatttaagtgtgtgtgagtatgtgtgtatgtatgtattttttatacatttgtttaggcaaaacagtaagaaaaaaagagaggagactGAGAAATACCAtattctccttctccctccgctccctccctgtgtcccccccccccccccctctcctccccccccccccccccccctcctcccctcccccctcaccgtTCTTGGCAGCGTCAGGCTCGGTGTAGGTACCCCCCTGCACGGTGCTCTGGGTGAGCCACACGGGCCTGTCCCGGGTAGCCTTGGCCTCGctggccctcctcctctgctcctcctcctgctgctcctccatgcTGATCTCCACGTTCTGGGTATACATGTCAGCGTAGGACGAGCCCCGGTTGGACCACGCCTCGCGGTGAGGCCCGCCCGCCGCGCCTGCCGCCGCACGGTCACGGCTGCCAGGGAAACGAGGACGTCAGAAACACCACTCGACACTGGAATAAGGGACTTAGAACACTGCCTGGTatctgcgtgtgtatgtgtgtgtctatctctgtgtgtgtgtgtgtgtgtatgtgtgtgtgtataatgtctgtgtgtgtgtgtgtttgtgtgtgtgtgtgtggcccaccTCTGCTTCAGCGCGGGGATCTCTGAGGGCTCGGGTTCCAGCAGGTCATGTGACAAGTTGACGTCCTCTGTCTGCCGCAGCAGGACGTAGATGGGCTCGATCTGCTCGTTGAAGCGAGCCACCAGCGTCCGTGCGTCCTTCTTAGGGACCGCTGActggtcctcctccacctccgtctGGCAGAATGTGCAGCGGAACGTACCTGGGGGAGGAGTTACACAGGCTGAATACAGCTGGGGGAGGAGTTACATAGGCCTCACACAGCTGGGGGAGGAGTTACACAGGCTGAATACAACTGGGGGAGGAGTTACACAGGCTGAACACAGCTGGGGGAGGAGTTACACAGGCTGAACACAACTGGGGGAGGAGTTACACAGGCTGAAAACAACTGGGGGAGGAGTTACACAGGCTGAACACAGCTGGGGGAGGAGTTACACAGGCTGAATAGAGctgggggggatagagagagatggacagggatatacagacagaaacagatatAGAGGGTGAGCAGAGTTGGGATGGAGAGAGCAAGTGGGAGTCAGGACAAAATCCTGcattcagagagaaagaggatatCATCAAGggaggtgagtgtgtctgagggactcggggggggggggggggggggggggggggcaggaaacaggaaacagctgAGCAAATGAgatagaaaacaaaacaaaaaaacgggGAGGGAGTGAACGAGAAAGACAGAatccaacagagagagaaagagagagagcgagagagagaggcaggcaggcgagAGTAGCAGGTCTCCTGTGCAGGTGCCAGGGGGGCTTGCAGGAACATGGCAGATGAATAATGCATGTGCTGGCGAACAGAGATAACAGAGAACATAAGTGCATATCGCCCCCTCCGGCGAGGTGATTCAACTCCCTTTCCACCCAGGCCCAGCCTACAACACTAAAAACTATCGAAACACACATGCGCCCCTACCCcactaaacatacacacacacacacacacacacacacatggcagtGTTTCAGGATTCTGGAATATAAATCCTGGAGTAGGTATGACCCAGTGTTGTTTGAGTGTGTTAAGACTAACAAGAAGCTGCCACTGGCCCAGGtgtgcaagcgtgtgtgtgtgtgtgtgtgtgtgtagggctccAGTAAGTCTGACCTGGCATGTGTGCCTGTTAGACTCCACTATCACTGCCATTGACCCCAGCGTGCTACTAAAACCTCTTCATTGAGGTGGCCGGGAGgagggtgactgtgtgtgtgtgactgtgtgtgtgtgtgtgtgactgcaggtgtgtgtgtgtgtgcgtgggaccCAAGGATGTCTGGAATTACCTGCTAACCTCTACTCTGGCAGGGGACAGGAATCTCATCCCACACACCATGGGAGACCCCAGTGGGCTTCCAGGGGAATACacactcctctcacacacacacacacacacacctgctttcctcacacacatacccgCATGCGTAtttcacacatgtgcacacacacacacacacacacacacagttctcttGCTACGTGTTGTTACACCTTACTAAGGTAGACGAATAATGATCTATGTATTGATGGACACTCGTGCATGCGCACAGACTCAGACACACCCAGCTTTCCTacccagaaggagagaggatgtgGACTGGGCCATCTGGTCCCCTGGCTATTTTCAGTACCAGTGATTGGAGCTGTTCCAGCACGAGTCAAGACCCCCCAActactgtgtgactgtgtgtgtgcgcatgagtgagagtgtgtgtgtgtgtgtgtgtgcgtgtgtgtgtatgtgtgtcgatGCATGACTGAATGAGTGTCAGTGAGTGCATGAACGAGTGATTTGCCAGGATCTACAGGCTTATGGAACATTGGTCCCATCTGTTAGAAGACAAGCCTAGACTATGACACCACAGTCAAAGACCCgagacaggaagagatggagaagagaggcCGAGAAAgtcaagtgagagagagggagacagagagactgtgaCAGGAACAAGGGGAGGTGGAGTGAGCAATAGGAAGCGTAAGCTttgaggagaaacagagagctaATGACTAGCTGTCAACGCTTTCAAACCCCCATTGGGTTATCACCGACTTTGATAGCAACAAGAAACAAATCATGCAGTCTCTATGTTTTGGCTGCAATTCCTTCTTTCCTTTGTGACAGACATGGGAGAGAAAATAGGCAATTTgagtaaagaagaaaaaaaacaaaaatgagaGTAAGCGGCAGAGATAAATACAGTAATTTCCCAATCCCAGACGAAGGactgcagagacaggagaggcagagggtctGATCTCCAAACCTCTCAGACAAACAACGGAGCGCACGCACGCCACAAAACACCTCAGGCTAGCGCACGCACGCCACAAACACCTCAGGCTAGCGCACGCACGCCACAAAACACCTCAGGCTAGCGCACGCACGCCACAAAACACCTCAGGCTAGGGCCCGCAGGCCACAAAACACCCCAGGCTAGTGCCCGCACGCCACAAAACACCTCAGGCTAGCACCCCCACGCCACAAAACACCTCAGGCTAGAGCACGCACGCCACAAAACACCTCAGGCTAGCACCCGCACGCCACAAAACACCTCAGGCTAGCGCACGCACGCCACAAAACACCTCAGGCTAGCGCCCGCACGCCACAAAACACCTCAGGCTAGCGCACGCACGCCACAAAACACCTCAGGCTAGCGCCCACAGGCCACAAAACACCTCAGGCTAGTGCCCGCACGCCACAAAACACCTCAGGCTAGCACCCGCACGCCACAAaacccctcaggctagcgcccaCCGCCACAAAACACCTCAGGCTAGTGCACGCACGCCACAAAACACCTCAGGCTAGAGCATGCACGCCACAAAACCCCTCAAACTTCCCTGAAACACCGGGCTTCAACCCAGCTCCACCACAGCGCTCATGCGCCCCGAGACTAACGCTGGGCCAGCTTTAGAGAGTTGGAGAGCGTTGCCTCACCTGGGCCCCGAGACCGAACCTGTGGGAGACTTATTGGGTGGGTGACTTGGCTGGTGGATGATTGGGTGGGTGACTTGGCTGGTGACTGATTaggtggggatggaggggatgcAGGCATGAACAGACAAGGCTGGACGGCTGCGACTGACAGGTAATGGCCGCCGGCAACTTGTTAGGGtttgacagagaggggggggtgggggtggcgtgCTTGTCGAGTGACACCTCTCGACAGAGCGACAGGCATGACTCCAGGTGTCACACTGACTCATTACCACGGCAGGCGAGCGAGAGCCCGGGAGAGGCGACACGACTAAGCCCTGGACCGATGAACTGAGAACTCCACACAGAGGACAGACTGCTTAGAACCTCCCTCAAGCAAAAAAGTGCCAAACTCTGTGAGGAGAAGGAAAAGTCGACCAGTGACCTTCCAAGCCGACGCGTGGGGGATAGACTCCCtcgcgtctgtctgtctcccatgTTTTCCAGTGTACTGCAGGTTCCTATTCTGCTTGGTGTAGACCAGTCTCCTGACAGCACTTTCACCTCCCCTTTAATGTCAAGGACGGCAGGGGAGCTGCCTGCTACTGACAGACACAACAGTTTGGCCATGGAGGAAGTCGCCTCAAAAAGAGAGACTAGTGACACAACTCGACTGGGGAACGACCCAGGTAGACGAGTGAcaagaagagaaagagtgagtgtgagGGAGTATTTGTACGTATGTCGGGGGGGTGAACTGCACAGAAAGGATTCCAACAGACTCCCAATGTCCTTTCCAAAGCAAAACCACAACTTTCACAAAAACCACCACTCGGTCCCTCAGAGAAAGAAATCCCTTTGGTCTTTTGTGATCGCAAAGACAAGGCCCCTCACAATTTCAACATAATCATAGACTAAAAACCCTGTCGATGGCACGCCTGCAGAACTACACACGCCAGTGTGACAATTAGCAGTGAGACTAAGGGACAATGCTGCTTTGGGAAGCTTTTGTCACCAAGCAGCGAATAGAACTGGATCTCTGGCTCTATAATTAAGGCGTCTCTCTGGTTCGTGGTGATCCCTGTTTCCTGGGTCATTTCAGGGGTTCTTCCTTTCTGTGCGCTGATCAAATATGAATAAGTTGGCCCAGAATAGTAAAGAGTCTGCCATGGATGGTTTTgtaacatctttttttttttttgtggctcTGGAGTTGGAGGTGGCTGACAGGAGTGGAGCAGGTGGGATAAATTGGGAGAGCAGTTGACTAATTGTGTTGGAAGGCGGTACGAGAAGACAGGGGGTGAAGTGTGAAGCCAATTTGTGGGGAACCTTTTTTGCGCTCTCAGGGCAAAACTTCTGACCTTTTAGTTTGTGTGAAAGTTAGTCGAAAGTTTGCTACGTTGTGCGTGTTGGTTTTGCAGGCCTGCGGGCCTGTGCAGTTTGGGGGAAAGCACATCTTCACTCCAGCATGAACAGGCAGGGATGAACGGTAGGGATGCAGGTAGGAGCACATAACTCCAGAGGgcactagaaagagagagacacagcaatCGATATATTGAGGTATGCCTTTGTTTTCTTCGCCTTCTGCCTGAATTTTGGCTGCAAGCCAACAGAAAGTAACACCCACTAGAGGCGAATCACACCCCGACTGAAAACATCACTGTCAAAACGTCCTGGAGGGTCGGTGGTGTGTCAGGGGAGGCGTACCCAGATAGGTGACAGGAAAAACACCCTTCTAGCTAAGCGGGAGGTAAAAGTTGAGTGACCTTCGTGTCTGAACAAACAGGCTGTCGTGTTGGGATAGGCCTAAAAGGGATTTAGTATTTACACCGGTGAAAACAGATgcgctttttcttttttgtgtgcgtgtgtgtgcgcgtgcctgTGTGTCACCTGCAGTGTCATCTGCTATTCTCTGTGATGTGGTGTCAGGTGTTGCTTGGCTAGCAGAAAGCTGCCTGACAAATTGGCTAACACGTGAACTGGCTGCTTGCTCTGTCCTCATCTCAGCTCTGAGTGCTGGGTTACTGCTGGAGAAGCAGGATGTGATacggaggacagacacacccagAGGAGACCACTGACCCTGATGGAGACCACAGACCAGACAGGCCTGGAGAGCGACCACAGACCAGACAACAGACCAGACAGACCTGGAGAAGACAACAGACCAGATGACAGACCAGACAGACCTGGAGGGAGACCACAGACCAGACAGGCCTGGAGGAGACAACAGACCAGACGACAGACCCTGAGACCAGACAGGCCTGGAGGAGACAACAGACCAGACGACAGACCCTGAGACCAGACAGACCTGGAGGGAGAccacagaccagagagacctagagggagaccacagaccagacagacctggagggagaccacagaacagacagacctggagggagaccacagaccagacagacctggagggagaccacagaccagagagacctgGAGGGAGACCACAGAACAGACAGACCTGGAGGGAGACCACAGACCAGACAGGCCCTGAGACCACAGACCAGACAGACCTGGAGGGAGACCACAGACCAGACAGGCACTGAGAccacagaccagagagacctaGAGGGAGACCACAGAACAGACAGACCTGGAGGGAGAccacagaccagagagacctaGAGGGAGACCACAGAACAGACAGACCTAGAGGGAGACCACAGAACAGACAGACCTGGAGGGAGAccacagaccagagagacctagagggagaccacagaccagacagacctggagggagaccacagaccagagagacctggagggagaccacagaccagacaggccctgagaccacagaccagagagacctagagggagaccacagaccagacagacctggagggagaccacagaccagacagacctggagggagaccacagaccagagagacctagagggagaccacagaccagacaggccctgagaccacagaccagacagacctggagggagaccacagaccagacaggccctgagaccacagaccagagagacctagagggagaccacagaccagacaggccctgagaccacagaccagagagacctagagggagaccacagaccagacagacctggagggagaccacagaccagagagacctggagggagaccacagaccagagagacctgGAGGGAGACACAGTGAAGGCAGAGAAGCCTTCTACTCTAAGCCGACTGCTAAGAGAAAGGCTTTGCTGTGTGTCGCAGGCTGTCTTGTACCTCTTGTCATCTTGAGAGGCTAAAGCCgttcattacatttattcatttagcagacgcttttatccaaattgGAGTAATGTCTATAGATGATAAGGATGTTTGTTTTGCAGCCAAAAAAACGGAAAACCATCTAAGGGTCAACAACAGTGTTTTAGTAGTCAGGCCAAGGACGGGTTTGAGACAACGTTCGGATCCTCTGTGACTTTGTCAGAGACAAGAAACGCCAGAAAGGGGAAGACGTTCTGGGAAAAACACCCCACAATTACAGAAAGCTGCTTATCTCTTTAAAACAGTCGCCCCATCTGCACAGAGATCTCCTCATCCGAGGGAGACACCCACCCAATCAAAGCGGAAATCTGTTTATCAGTCGGAGACACCCACCCAATCACGATTGAAATAGACTTATCTGCTGGAGACACCGGCCCAATAGCAATATACATCTACTTCTCTGTGGGGAAACACTCGTCCAATCAGGATGGAGGAGACATCTGTCTgtccacccgcccccccccccccccccccccaaaaaaaccatAACTCATCAAGGTTTATGCTGCTGTTAAAAGTGCTGTTACATTTGGCCCTGTCCGTGTCTCTGTGTCTTAAGTCTTCTTTAGAATCAATGGTGATTAAACTCCAAAGCTGACCAGAgacactttttttgtgtgtttttttttttaatcaatgtcGGAGACTCGACAGAACTGCTAGAAGAAACCCTGGACCGTGTGAACATCCTCCTCAGTGGAgggttgttcaagttcaagtatttttattgtcagatgcactgaacaacacagggtcagactgggcactgaaattctctggacaagacaacgcaaggcaacctggcataacatgacagtCCTCAGATCATAGgttacacctatgataagctaacataTAATAtactaaacctcctaaataAGTTGGTGAGGGGTGTTGCTGCAGCTCATGATTAGGGGCTGAGGGGCccagagacagcagcagcagcagtcagaAGCAGCTTCAGTCTCAGTGAGGAGGACCAGGCTGCTTACAACACAGGCTCTTTTCAGTTTGGTCAACAGCCAAAGGAAGACACCAGAAGTGAGAGACATCTTCTGATGCATCCTGGTGCTGTGTGTATCACTTCTGCCAGGGTCCCACCTGGGGCCCAGTGATGGCCACAGCACAGTCCCACCTGGGGCCCAGTGATGGCCACAGCACAGTCCCACCAGGGGCCCAGTGATGGACACAGCACAGTCCCACCAGGGGCCCAGTGATGGACACAGCACAGTCCCACCTGGGGCCCAGTGATGGCCAC from Hypomesus transpacificus isolate Combined female chromosome 23, fHypTra1, whole genome shotgun sequence encodes:
- the gtf2e1 gene encoding general transcription factor IIE subunit 1, giving the protein MTEPELLTEVPAALKRLAKQVVRGFYGVEHALALDVLIRNPCVREEDMLELLKFDRKQLRSVLNTLKGDKFVKCRMRVETAADGKTTRHNYYFINYRLLVNVVKYKLDHMRRRIETDERDSTNRASFLCPCCYSTFTDLEANQLFDPMSGTFRCTFCQTEVEEDQSAVPKKDARTLVARFNEQIEPIYVLLRQTEDVNLSHDLLEPEPSEIPALKQSRDRAAAGAAGGPHREAWSNRGSSYADMYTQNVEISMEEQQEEEQRRRASEAKATRDRPVWLTQSTVQGGTYTEPDAAKNDADDRTGAQEGVAGAAAQSDENEEVMRALLIHEKRSGAGPAGGGAKAAAKALASAGNASDSDSDTSESDEDSPMAPPPAAAAGSSQQRRAEVEDDDEEEFEEVGEDHMVMVAGKAYSYREVSQRPELVEQMSTQEKEAYIEIGQNLFQDMYF